Proteins from one Malaya genurostris strain Urasoe2022 chromosome 2, Malgen_1.1, whole genome shotgun sequence genomic window:
- the LOC131428159 gene encoding prolactin regulatory element-binding protein, with protein sequence MAPTRKPNEGLLARVNFPLYAIEMLTSRHVLVAGGGGASKTGVANGFEIYEIYHNGEKYVADEIVRHETGPTVVMNCAIRNDEKRTLLLAGQESHCQMYLVNPIISSSDGEIVGGKSDSADGLRKRKNVSYQSQSNGQVGSQTNNKNQNNEKDRLRKQIRFEIKTGDSVQTDFTESEPLQRVVRISPNGRIMATGGMDGHLRLWNFPKMTLLSDISAHTKEIDDLDFSPDSKYIVSIAKDGLGVIWSINPDKESRKLTWNPPEGSRYLFKRCRYGLIEGQKDKHRLFTLANPFSKSGKSKGLLQQWNPDLGRLTRAVEIDESLAALAVRDDGRFVAVGTMFSGSVSIYIAFSLQRVLHIPNAHAMFVTGLEFLPVTNFDGPAVTGDTEAAVLSISVDNRVCVHSLQYRHSFPAWVAIFAIVLILFVTFCFCSYIGL encoded by the exons ATGGCTCCAACAAGAAAACCTAATGAAGGTTTACTAGCGCGAGTAAACTTTCCATTGTATGCGATTGAAATGCTAACCAGTCGACATGTCCTAGTTGCTGGCGGTGGTGGAGCCTCAAAGACGggagttgcaaatggattt GAAATATATGAGATATACCACAACGGTGAGAAATATGTGGCTGATGAGATAGTTCGTCACGAAACAGGCCCCACGGTTGTTATGAACTGCGCTATTCGGAATGACGAAAAACGTACTCTTCTGCTTGCCGGCCAAGAAAGCCACTGCCAGATGTATTTGGTGAATCCAATCATTAGTTCATCTGATGGAGAAATTGTTGGAGGAAAATCCGATTCCGCCGATGGTTTGCGAAAACGTAAAAATGTTTCCTATCAGTCTCAATCAAATGGACAGGTTGGTTCGcaaacaaataacaaaaatcagaaTAATGAGAAAGATCGACTGCGAAAACAAATTAGATTCGAAATTAAAACGGGTGACTCAGTTCAGACAGATTTCACAGAATCAGAACCGTTACAAAGGGTAGTAcgaatcagtccaaatggacgAATTATGGCTACAGGGGGAATGGACGGTCATTTGAGATTATGGAATTTTCCTAAGATGACACTGCTGTCCGATATCTCAGCTCATACCAAGGAAATAGATGATTTGGATTTTAGTCCGGATAGCAAGTACATTGTGTCAATAGCGAAGGATGGTCTCGGAGTCATATGGTCTATCAATCCCGACAAGGAGTCTCGAAAGTTGACTTGGAATCCGCCAGAAGGAAGCCGTTACCTTTTCAAGCGCTGTCGATACGGACTCATCGAAGGTCAAAAAGATAAGCACAGATTGTTCACTTTAGCGAATCCATTTTCAAAGTCAGGGAAATCTAAAGGACTTCTTCAGCAATGGAATCCGGATTTGGGAAGGTTAACACGTGCAGTGGAAATTGACGAGTCACTTGCAGCTCTTGCCGTTCGCGATGATGGACGATTTGTCGCTGTCGGTACAATGTTCAGTGGTTCTGTTTCGATTTACATAGCATTTAGTCTGCAACGGGTACTGCACATTCCAAATGCGCATGCTATGTTTGTAACTGGCTTGGAGTTTCTACCGGTGACAAATTTTGATGGTCCTGCTGTGACGGGGGACACCGAAGCGGCGGTACTTTCTATCTCGGTGGATAATAGGGTTTGTGTGCACAGTTTGCAATATAGGC ATTCATTTCCGGCTTgggttgcaatttttgcaattgtaCTGATACTGTTTGTAACGTTCTGCTTCTGTTCATATATTGGGCTGTGA